ACGGGTGCCGCGGTGTCGCAGAACGGGGAGATCCTGCCGCTGGCGGCGCTGACCTACGCCTCGCTGGGggtggggctggcggggctgctgctggccgtgctggcgctgggggggctgcgggggctgcgctCCAACCGCCACAGCATCCGCCGCCACGGCGCCACCGCCCTCCTCCTGGCACAGCTCGTCTTCCTGCTCGGCATCAACCAGGCCGACCTCCCGGTGCGACCAGGGGGCGGGGACAAACGGGGGGGTGGGCACAAAGAGGGAGGGGCTTCAGGGTAGGGGGGATCCCACCATCACCAAGGGGTGGGGCTTGGGAGCGGGGCTACAGTAGGCGGGGCTACAGTGGGCAGGGCCATGGTGGAAAGGGGCTAAGGGGTGAGGGTTGCAAAGGGGGTGGGGCCTATAAAAGGGGTGGGGCCTACTGTGGGTGGGGCCTGTCGAAGGGGTGGGGCCTATCGTGGGGTGGAGTCTTATAGAGGTGGGGGCTATATAAGGGGTGGGGCCTATCATGGGGTGGGGTCTCAGGGTGAGGCCTACGAAGGGGGTGGAGCCTCTTGTGAGTTGGGTCTATCAAAGGGGTGGGGTCTGTTAAAGGGGTGGGGCCTCTCaaaggggggtggggaggtggggcTCCCGAGGGGGGTGGAGCTCTCAGAGGAGGCCTTCATGGGCGGGGCCACAGAGGGGGCGGGGCTGCCGTGGGCGGGGCTGCCGTGGGCGGGTCTCCGGCGGCGGTGCCCGTGGTTGGCGGGGCCGGGCAGTGACGTGCGGGGCGGTGGGGGCGCAGCTGGCGTGCACGGTGGTGGCCATCCTGCTGCAGTTCCTCTACATGAGCGCGGTGGGCTGGGCGCTGCTCGAGGGGCTGCACCTCTACCGGCGCCGCAGCGAGCCCCGCCACGTCGACCGCGGGCCCATGCGCTTCTACCAcgtgctgggctgggggctgcccgccTTCATCACGGGTGAGGACACGCCCACAGGCCCAGACTCCGCCCCTTCCCTTAGCCCCGTCCCCCGGCCTTAACCCCACCCCCTGCAGCACCCACCTCCACCTGGGTTAACCACCCCAAGGTGGCCACGCCCTCCTCCTAAGGTTTGGCCCCGCCCACtgacacacccacccccccccccccaatcagcTTGGTGCAGGGTGGGGTCATATTTCCATGCACAGCTCCTCCCCCCAAAACCGTAGGCCTATCCCCAACCCTGTCCCTaagagcatagccccgcccccgaTGTCATCGCCATGCCCTTGTACCTCATAGCCACGCCCCAACATTTTAGCCACGCCCCCAAGCATTTAGCCCCTCATCCACCATAGCCCTGCTTTAACCTCTTAGACACGCCCCCGAGCTTTAGCCCCACCCTTAGCATCATAACCACGCCCACAGTGTGTTGGACACGCCCCTAGGGTCATAGCAACGCCCTTAGCCGATCATAGCCTTGCCCCATGACTTTAGACACGCCCCCCGGTCCGTGGTCCCGCCCCCAAACCCATAGCCTATACCCCCCACAGGCTATTCCATATCCCTCCTCGCATTAGCCACGCCCCTCCCGTCTTATCCCCGCCCCTCCGCGGTTAGCCCCGCCCCTGAGCCGCGCCTGTGTGCGGGCAGGGCTGGCGGTGGGGCTGGACCCCGAGGGCTACGGCAACCCCGACTTCTGCTGGCTCTCCATCCACGACAGCCTGGTCTGGAGCCTGGCGGGGCCCATCGCCTGCGCCGTGGCCGTGCGTATGGGGCCGAGGGGTGCGCGGGTCCCCCCTGTGTGCCCCCCCGTCCCCTCACCCCTCTGCCCCCGCAGGTCAGCATCTTCTTCCTCGTGCTGGCAGCCAGGGCCACCTGCGCCACCCCGCAGGGCTTCGAGAAGAAGGGCACGGCGTGAGTCACCGGGGCAGTGgtggggcacccaggggtggcaggggggcacGGGGTGGTGGGACACCtgtggggggcaggggggcagggcGCTGGGGCACACATGGGGGGCAGAGCAGACGTGGTGCCCATGGCAGTGGAGGCAGTCTCGGTGCCCGGATCGGGGCAGGGGACACCGGGCCAGCAGCGcgggcagggatgcaggcagggcgcaggcagggcgcaggggtgcaggcagggtgcaggcagggcacaggcatggatgcaggcagggtgcaggcagggatgcaggcagggcgcaggcagggcgcaggcatggatgcaggcagggcgcaggcagaggcacaggcagggatgcaggcagggtgcaggcagagatgcaggcagagcgcaggcagggatgcaggcagggcgcaggcagggatgcaggcagagcGCAGGCAGgggcgcaggcagggcacaggcaggggcgcaggcagggatgcaggcagggcgcaggcagaggcacaggcagggatgcaggcagggtgcaggcagagatgcaggcagagcgcaggcagggatgcaggcagggcacaggcagggtgcaggcagggatgcaggcagggatgcaggcagggcgcaggcagggtgcaggcagggatgcaggcagaggcgcaggcagggatgcaggcagagcgcaggcagggatgcaggcagggcacaggcagaggcacaggcagggatgcaggcagagcgcaggcagggatgcaggcagggatgcaggcagggatgcaggcagaggcgcaggcagggatgcaggcagggatgcaggcagggatgcaggcaggggctgACGGCGGTGCCCCCAGCTCCGGGCTGCAGACGGCCGTGGTGGTGCTGGCGCTGCCCAGCCTGGCCTGGCTCCTGGCCCTGCTCTCCGTCAACAGCGACGCGCTGCTCTTCCACTACCTCTTCGCCGTCTCCAACTGCCTCCAGGTGACCAGGGTCCCCTAGAGCCCCACACCCCCAAACCCGTGTACCCGCAtaccccccatccctccctgtaCCCCTAAACCCCTACACCCCTCCCAGTGGGCACAGGGGGTCCTCTGGGATGCCAATAGAGGGCACTCAGTGGGCATGGGGGGGGTCCCTGACCCAGTTAGGGGTGTCggtggggggcacccagtgtGCATGGGGGGTCCTTGACCCAGTTAGGGGTGTCggtggggggcacccagtgtGCATGGGGGGTCCTTGACCCAGTTAGGGGTGTCggtggggggcacccagtgtGCATGGGGGGTCCCTGACCCAGTTAGGGGTGTCggtggggggcacccagtgtGCATGGGGGGTCCCTGACCCAGTTAGGGGTGTCGGTGGGGGGCACTCAGTGTGCATGGGGGGTCCTTGACCCAGTTAGGGGTGTCggtggggggcacccagtgtGCATGGGGGGTCCTTGACCCAGTTAGGGGTGTCGGTGGGGGGCGCCCAGTGTGCATGGGGGGTCCTTGACCCAGTTAGGGGTGTCggtggggggcacccagtgtGCATGGGGGGTCCCTGATCCTGTCCGGGCTGCCCCTGGGAGTCTCCCAGTGGGCACGGGGGCATCCCTCAACCTGTCTGGGGTGCCAGCAGGGACCCCTGCAGTGCGCAGACAGGGGCTGGTCGGCACACCCCAATGCCCCCCTATGCCCACgagccccccctctccccccccagggccccctcATATTCCTCTTCTGCGTGGTGCTGAGCAAGGAGGTGCGGAGGAGCCTGCGGCTCAGCTGCACCCGCAGACGCGGCCCCGACCCCGCGCTGGCCACCAAATCCACCCTGACCCCCGtgagtggggggggggtgggaggggggcggggggggtgggggggcgaggGGCATCCCCCCACCGTGGCCGCCATGTCCCCGTCCCCGCGCAGGCCTACGGCTGTGACAGCACCTACGTGGCGGGGCGGCTGTACCcggcccccggggggggctccagcgGGTCCCTGCACAGCACCGCGCGCTCGGGCAAGAGCCACCACAGCTACATCCCCTTCGTGCGGCGGTACCGGGGCTGCGGGGAAAGGGGGGCAacggggggaaagggggggaacggggggaaaggggggcaatggggggaaagggggggaacagggggaaaggggggcaaggggggaaaggggggcaacggggggaaagggggggaacgGGGGGAAAGGGGGACAACGGGGGGAAAGGGGGGCAACGGGGGGAAAGGAGGACAACGGGGGGAAAGGGGGGCAACGGGGGGGAAAGGAGGACAACGGGGGGAAAGGGGGGCAAcgggggggaaaggggggcaacggggggaaagggggggaacggggggaaaggggggcaatggggggaaaggggggcaatggggggaaaggggggcaaCGGGGGGCAACGGGAAAAGGGGGGCaaaggggggaaaggggaggaaaagggggaaaggggggaaaaggtgCAACGGGGGGCAATGGGGGGAAAAGGGGTGCTAAAGGTGGAAAAACGGAGGGCAAGAGGGGGAAACGGGGGGAAATGGGTAGTGGGGGGCAACGGGGGGCTAAGGGGGCCAAAGGGAGGCAGCGGGGGGCAACGGGGGGAAAAGGGAGGTAGTGGGGgacaaaggggggaaaaaaggggggcaaaaggaggcagcaggaggcagtgggggggaaagggggataGTGAGGGGCAACAGGGGAcagggggcagcgaggagggggGACAACGTGGTGGGGGAGAGAGGGCGCAACAGGGTGGGCGGTGGGGCGGGGCGGTGCTGATGGGTGCCGATGTGCGCCGATGGGTGCCGATGGGTTCCGATGGGTGCCGATGGGTGCCGATGGGTGCCGATGTGCGCCGATGGGTTCCGATGGGTTCCGATGGGTGCCGATGGGTGCCGATGGGTGCCGATGGGTGCCGATGGGTGCCGATGTGCGCCGATGGGTTCCGATGGGTGCCGATGGGTTCCGATGGGTGCCGATGGGTTCCGATGGGTGCCGATGTGCGCCGATGGGTTCCGATGGGTTCCGATGGGTTCCGATGGGTTCCGATGGGTGCCGATGGGTTCCGATGGGTGCCGATGGGTTCCGATGTGCGCCGATGGGTGCCGATGGGTGCCGATGGGTTCCGATGTGCGCCGATGGGTGCCGATGGGTGCCGATGGATGCCGATGTGCGCCGATGGGTGCCGATGGGTGCCGGTCTCCCCTCTCTGGCAGGGAGGACTCGGGGCTGGCGGGCAGCCCGGGGCAGCGGGCGCTGGCTGAACCCGGGGGGCTCTTCCTCGACACCCAAGACCAGCCTGAGGGTAAGGCCACTGCGTGTGTCACGAGTGCGCCCGGCCTCAGCCcgggtgggggggtccctgggcacCCCCTGACctgtgggggtgtgtgtccccccacaGAGCACGACACGGACTCGGACAGCGACCTGTCGCTGGAGGACGACCGGAGCGGCTCCTACGGCTCCACACACTCCTCCGAGAGCGAGGATGaggccccccccgccggctggGACACCCTGCccgggccccccctgcccccccccgcccccggtaACGCCAGCCTGGGGGGCACCCAGGAGGGGATGGGGGTCCCTCAGCCTGGCTGGGTGCTGATGGGGGGGTCTCTCCCCCTGTCTAGGGTGCCAATGGGGGGGCACCCAATGGGTTTGGTggggtgccctttgccctgtccAGGTTGCCAGGAAAGCACCCAGTGGTGAGGGGGGGGGTCCCTCACCATGGCCGGGGAGCACCCAGTGGAGTTGGGGGGTGTCTCTTGCCCTGGCTGGGGTGCTGATGGGGAGCACCCAGTGGCCTCGGGGGGTGTCCAGGGGTGGATGGGGAGCACCCCCTGGGCatgatggggtgggggggggatgGCAGGGGGGGTGTCCCTCGCCCTGCCCGTCCCAGCAgcccctcccctgcctgcaggtgACAGCCTGGTGGCCCCGGGGCAACCATACTGGCCAGGGGAATTCATGACGACCACGGCCAGTGAGAGCGAAGGGCATGGGGGCAGCGAGACCCTGCGGGTGGAGCCGGCGGGGGGcgagggacccccccggggcgaCCCCCCCCGCCAAAACGGCGAGGCGCTCCCTAGGGACCCCccgctgctgcccctgccccacccccACAAAGGTATGGGGTGCCCCGCACCCAAATGGGTGCTGTGaggtgaggggcgggggggggcacgtcAAGGCTGGGacaaactcccccccccccccccccgccccccgaaaCCCTGGGTGATGCCCCCACCCCACAGGCATCCTGAAGAAGAAGTGCCTGCCCCCCATCAGCGAACGGGGCAGCACCCAGCGCctggggccccccccgcccccccctgcGGGCACCGCCGCCTCATCGGGCAGCGAGGGCAGCCGGGTGGGGGgcaccggccccccccgcccccgccagaCCCTCCAGGAGCAGCTCAGCGGCGTCACCCCCATCGCCATGAGCATCAAGGCGGGTACCGTGGACGAGGACTCCTCCGGCTCCGAGTGAGTGGCTGGCGGATGGGTGCCAGGGTGCCTGATGGGTGCCCGTTGGGTGCAGGGGAGGCTGTTGAGTGTCCATGGGGTGCAAGGGAGGCTGTTGGGTGCCCATTGGGTGCCCGTCGGGTGCCAGGGTGTCCACTGGGTGCAAGGGAGGCTGTTGGCTGCCCATTGGGTGCCCATCGGGTGCCAGGGTATCCACTGGGTGCAAGGGAGGCTGTTGGGTGCCCATTGGGTGCCCATCGGGTGCCAGGGTATCCACTGGGTGCAAGGGAGGCTGTTGGGTGCTCATTGGGTGCCCATCGGGTGCCAGGGTGTCCACTGGGTGCAAGGGAGGCTGTTGGGTGCCCATCGGGTGCCAGGGTGTCCACTGGGTGCAAGGGAGGCTGTTGGGTGCCCATTGGGTGAAAGGGTGGCTCTTGGATGGTGCCCATCAGGTGCCTAGGTTCCCAGTGGGTGCAGGGGTGGCTCTTGGGTGCCCATTGGGTGCCAGGATTTCCACTGGGCAACCAACAGGGGAAAAGATGGCTGTTGGGTGCAAGGGTGCCTACTGGGTGCACATCAGGTGCCAGGGTTCCGATTGGGTGCAAGGGTGGTTGTTGGGTGCCCATCAGGTGAAAGGATGGCTGTTGGGTGCCAGGATGCTCAGTGGGCACCCATTGGGTGCAAAGGTGGCTGTTGGGTGCTCATTAGGTGCCAGGGTTCCCTTTGGGCACTTATTGGGTGCTGAGGTTTCCATTGGGCACTTATTGGGTGCAAGGGTACCTGTTGGGTGCCCATCAGGTGCCAGGGTGCCCATCAGATGCAAAGGTGGCTGTTGGGTGTCCCTAGGGTGCAGGAGTTCCCACTGGGTGCCCATTGGGTGCAAGGGTGATTTTTGGGTGCCCATCATGTGCAAAGGTGCCCACTGGGTTTGAGAGCATCCATTGAGTGCCATTGGGTGTAGGGGTGCACGATGGCTTTGAGAGTGCCCATTGGGTGCCAGGATGCCTATTGGGTGCTCAGTGGGTGTGAGCTGGGTGTGCCCATTGGGTGCCTGTTGGGTTCCCATTGGGTGTAGGGGTGCACACTGGGTGTGAGGGTGCCCATTGAGTGCCTGTTGGGTGTAGGGGTGCCCACTGGGTGCCCGTTGGGTGCCCATTGAGTGTAGGGGTGCCCATTGGGTGTAGGGGTGCCCACTGGGTGCCCATTGGGTGCCCACTGAGTGTAGGGGTGCCCATTGGGTGTAGGGGTGCCCACTGGGTGCCCGTTGGGTGCCCATTGAGTGTAGGGGTGCCCATTGGGTGTAGGGGTGCACACTGGGTGCCCATTGGGTGTCTGTTGGGTGCCCATTGGGTGTAGGGGTGCACACTGGGTGCCAGGGTGCCCGTTGGGTGCCCATCAGGTCTAGCAGTGCCCATTCAGTGcccagggggtgtcagggtgcTCATGGGATTGGGGGGGCCCAGGGTGGCATCATAGTGGGCGCTGGGTGGGGGCTCCCTGCCCGCGGACACTAACcctccctcttctctcctctccgcccccccccctccgcccagatttctgttttttaattttctccattaaccagcggggggctgggggcctcctgccaccccccacccccttccatctcccccccccccccgtctggGTGAGCGCTGGGTGCTGCAGGCGCGGAGGGCACCCTGGCACCCACCTCGCCCCCGATCACGCATCTGtctgtcttatttttttatttccacccccccacccttcACGCCCACCCccctgcctgtctgtctgtcctgtcccatccccccccgccccccccccccccccccccaggagcgACGAGACCTCCATCTAACAGGGACCCAGTGGGCACCCCCTGCCCGTGCCACCGCgctggggacaccgggacaggAGGGGGGCACCAGGATAGAGGGGGGGGCAATAGGACAGAGGGTGGCaccgggatggggggggggggcatcagGAGGGGGCACGGAGCCGCAGAcactctgcccccccccccccattgcacTTTGGATCCTGGCAGGGATTTGTCCCTCACTCCATCGgcaccttgggggggggggggggggggggggggatgtggcaTAGGGTGCCCCCCCAGCATCATCCACAGCCCCCATGCCCAGTGGagggttttatttaaaaaatacatgaaaaatgcaaaaaaaaaaaaaaaggatatagaCACACAACCCCCCCCCACATGGTGTCAACCCCCCCCCaggtggggggcaggggaggggggcacatggtggtggtggtgggaatcagttggggggtgcagggatgtctgagcccccgccccccccaaataCTTTGCTCGCCCCAGGGGTGAGGCTCAGGCGGTGGCACCCGGGGGGGGTGGCAGCTGGCAGAGGGTGTTGGGAGGGGTGAGGgacccctgggtgctggggggaaggggggggccgggggggtttCCTACTGCTGATGTGACCTTTTGTAATTAAAGCAAAATCCAACCTGTGCCTCTGCCTCATCCCTGGGGGGGGCCCCAGttctgccccccctgcccccgtgTCGCTGTTTCCCCAGTTCCCCCCCTCCTCACCCACAcaccgggggcgggggggcaggtcTGGGCACCCCAAACTCctctgggtggggggggggttCTGTCACCTCGGGGTGCTGCTCACTGCCGTCTTccggggggggcggaggcggcTGGAGGGGGGTCCTGGTTTGCACCCCGAGCCAGCGGCCGGGGGGGCTGTCCGCGCCACCCCCCCGCCTGCAATGGGGAGAGCAGCcgtggggaaaccgaggcacgggaaggaggggggggggcagggggtagcccccttccccccccacaCCTCCAGCAGCACCCATCCTTACCTCTGGGCGCGGGTGCTCTCCCACCcgctgctgccccccccgccggggtCCGTCCGGGTGCCCTGGGGAtggcgctgggggcgggggggcggctggagGGGACGGTGGTGGCCCTGGTGcggggctggcgggcggcaggggggcagGGGGCAGCGGCCCCCCTCACCTTTGACTGGCCTGGGGACAGAACGGGGAATGGGGGGGGGAAGGTgtgggggtgcagtgggggcaCCCCAACCCCTGGCGTGGGTGCCCCCAGCCCAAGGAGCTGCCCATGTCCCCCCCCGCAGAGCCGGTACCTGATGTCCCCGCCTGGAGGGGCTCCGACTTGCCccgggccccagccccctgcccctggggagggcaaGGCCGAGGGGGGGGGCCCACCCGGCTAGGGGGGGGCACCCTGGCCCTGGGGGGTCCCTTCGGCGCTGCTGTGGGGTGACAACTGGGCGAGACCTGGAAGCAGagcaggggggggacacacacagggacacTGCTCGGTGGCTGCCCATGCCCCCCCCCTTGGGGACATGAGGGTAGCACTCGGAGCCCCCCGCCCcaaaatggggggtggggggggggtgtgtgtgtttaggACTTCAGCCCTGGTGGGAACAGTGCGGGGctatactgggagcactgggacaccccccccccccgcccctgcacCTCGAGGTGCCACCTACCTTCCGggtgctggggatgctggtggcaGCGGGGGGCCCCCGGGGTTTGGCGGgggggcgggtggtggtggtggcagcgggggggggtgtcccccgaGACTCCACGGTGGGCAGCAGCGCCCGCACGGGACTGTCCTTCACCACGAAGGTCTcacggcgggggctgcgggggctgcgggggttgggcggggggccggggggggccggggggggcaggtgaCATTGCTCCAGCTGTGCCGCCAGGCGAGTGGCCTCCCGCACCATCTCCTCCAGCCGGGCCCCGCTCAGGGGGCTCCAGCGACCGCTGCCCCCCCGGGCCCCTGCCCCAGCCGGgctctcctcatcctcctcttcctcctggctgCAGGGGGGGGAGGCCAGCGTTAGCCCTGGCCCCCTCAGcgccccccccgtgtcccctagGACATTGGCAACAGGGTGACATGATGCCAGAACCTTGGCCGCAGGGTGCCATGTCTCCTAGGACCCTGACCATAGGGTGCCATGTCCCCTGGGACCCCATTCCTGGGGTGAcatgtcccccgtgtcccccaaaACCTTGGCCACAGGGTGCCATGTCCCCCAGAACCCCCATCTATGGGGTGCCATGACCCCCACGATGCCAAAACACTGTCAGTGGGGtgccatgtccccagtgtccctgaCCATGGGGTGCTACGTCCCCCAGAACCACATCTGTGGGGTGCcatgtcccccaggaccccatccATGAGGTGACATGTCCCCTGGGACCCCATCCATAGGGTGGCATGTCTCCCATGTCCCCCAAAACCTTGGCCATGAGGTGACAAAGTCCCCCATGATGCCAGGACCTTGGCCACAGGGTGCCATGTCCCCCAGAACCCCATCTGTGGGGTGACATGTCCCCCATGATAACAGAACATTGTCAGTGGGGtgccatgtccccagtgtccctggtCATGGGGTGCcatgtcccccaggaccccatccACGGGGTGACATGTCCCCCAGGACGCCAGGACCCTGTCAGTGGGGTGCCATGTCCCTCccgtcccccatgtcccccccctcACCTGTCAGAAGGGGACAGGATCCCGAAGTCGAAGCTCTCCTCGGTGACAAAGCGGACATCTGGGGGGACACGCGGGGTGAACCCCGGCCCCCCAGCGCCGGGGGGGGGACGCCACACACAGAGGGGACGCGGTGCTGGCACTGCCCTACCTCGCTCCTCAGCCATGGTCTCCGCCTCGGCCCGCAGCGCCGGCACAGGGGCTGCCTGGCGGGGAGCGAGGGGTGACCCACGGTCCCCACCCGTGTCCCCGATCCCCGGTGGGGCGCCGGGGTGGCACCGGCCGGCGCCCGGGGACGGCACCCGCCGGTGCCAGGCACAGTCGGGGCTTTGTGCCACCGGGGACGGCACCGCCGGCGCGGGCACGGCACGGCCTGGGGGGGCCAGACCGGGGGTACCCCCATGGCCCCCCAAccggggagcccccagccccgcaccccaACCCCGGAGGGTCCCCAGTGCCACaccgggggggtcccagccctgtACATCGATCCCAGGAGCCCCAGCCCCGCACCGGGGGGTCCCAGCCCAGCACCCGGATCCCCGGGGGATTCCAGCCCCACACACCgatcccgggggggtccccgagCCAGCCGAGGGTTCTCAGCCCGGTACCCCGATCCCGGGGGGGCTTCCAGCACTACATCCCGGTGCCAGGGGGTCCCAGTCCCCActggggggtcccagccccacaccccgATCCCGGGGGGGATCCCAGCCCCACACCGGAGATCCCAGTCCAGCACCGCGATCCCGGGGACGGGGAGGAGGGGGTTCCCAGCCCCACACAACGATCCCGGGGGGCGTTCCCAGCCCCGCACCGGGGGGTCCCACCCCCACACGCTGATcccggggggggtgtcccagcgCCCACCgcggggtcccagccccacactgggATCCCCGCGGGGATCCCAGCCCCACACCGGGggtcccagcccagcaccccgatcccgggggggggggggggatcccagCGCCGTACCGGCGGGTCCCACCCCCACACACCGATCccgggggt
This window of the Athene noctua chromosome 23, bAthNoc1.hap1.1, whole genome shotgun sequence genome carries:
- the PSRC1 gene encoding LOW QUALITY PROTEIN: proline/serine-rich coiled-coil protein 1 (The sequence of the model RefSeq protein was modified relative to this genomic sequence to represent the inferred CDS: deleted 2 bases in 1 codon) — its product is MAEERDVRFVTEESFDFGILSPSDSQEEEEDEESPAGAGARGGSGRWSPLSGARLEEMVREATRLAAQLEQCHLPPPAPPGPPPNPRSPRSPRRETFVVKDSPVRALLPTVESRGTPPPAATTTTRPPAKPRGPPAATSIPSTRKVSPSCHPTAAPKGPPRARVPPPSRVGPPPRPCPPQGQGAGARGKSEPLQAGTSGTGSAGGDMGSSLGWGHPRQGLGCPHCTPTPSPPHSPLSPGQSKVRGAAAPCPPAARQPRTRATTVPSSRPPAPSAIPRAPGRTPAGGAAAGGRAPAPRGGGVARTAPPAAGSGCKPGPPSSRLRPPRKTAVSSTPR